In the genome of Nocardia sp. NBC_00416, one region contains:
- a CDS encoding molybdopterin molybdotransferase MoeA — protein MISRPASRPVRSADDYRDTIEQLLRPLAARPVEYVSVADALGRQLAEDLRAPIDLPVFRNSAMDGYAVRAQDVAVTPVTLPLTGVVAAGDPGREALAPGTARKVMTGAPLPSGTECVVPVEDTTSDATSVHIARGRSAGEFVREPGTDIRAGADLVPAATMLAPRHIAALAAAGLDRIPVFTPVRAVVISTGSELAAAGTVLRPGQIYNSNGIALAAALTANGVTVAGVEHSGDEPADFRRLLHAATAAADLVITTGGVSKGDFEVVREVLTPLGGEFGSVAMQPGGPQGLTVVDGVPVLSFPGNPVSAVVSFEVLARPMLRRLSGLGPAPEYELPLLGAVRRSPEGRRQFLRGRLVWNGARPHAVEVVSGPGSHLVASMAAADVLIDIPAAVTELPPGASVRVWTL, from the coding sequence ATGATTTCTCGGCCCGCCAGTCGTCCGGTCCGGTCGGCCGACGACTACCGCGACACCATCGAGCAGCTGCTGCGCCCCCTCGCCGCCCGGCCGGTCGAGTACGTGTCCGTGGCCGACGCACTCGGCCGCCAGCTCGCCGAGGATCTGCGCGCACCGATCGATCTCCCGGTGTTCCGGAACTCGGCCATGGACGGGTACGCGGTGCGGGCCCAGGATGTGGCGGTCACTCCCGTGACCCTTCCGCTGACCGGTGTGGTGGCCGCCGGCGATCCCGGACGCGAAGCGCTGGCGCCCGGTACCGCACGCAAGGTGATGACCGGCGCTCCCTTACCCAGTGGCACGGAATGTGTTGTCCCGGTAGAGGATACGACCTCCGACGCGACCTCGGTGCACATCGCGCGGGGCCGTTCGGCCGGTGAATTCGTTCGGGAACCGGGCACCGACATCCGCGCCGGCGCCGACCTGGTGCCCGCCGCCACCATGCTCGCGCCGCGGCATATCGCCGCGCTGGCCGCCGCCGGGCTGGACCGGATACCGGTGTTCACGCCGGTACGGGCGGTGGTCATCAGCACCGGCAGCGAACTGGCCGCCGCGGGAACCGTGCTGCGGCCGGGACAGATCTACAACTCCAACGGGATCGCGCTCGCGGCGGCGCTCACCGCCAACGGTGTCACGGTGGCCGGTGTCGAGCACAGCGGGGACGAGCCCGCGGACTTCCGGCGCCTGCTGCACGCCGCGACCGCCGCCGCCGATCTGGTGATCACCACGGGCGGGGTCTCCAAGGGCGATTTCGAGGTCGTACGCGAGGTGCTCACCCCGCTCGGCGGCGAATTCGGATCGGTGGCGATGCAACCGGGCGGACCGCAGGGACTCACGGTGGTGGACGGGGTGCCGGTCCTCAGTTTCCCGGGCAACCCGGTGAGCGCGGTGGTGTCGTTCGAGGTGCTGGCCCGGCCGATGCTGCGCCGGCTGTCCGGGCTGGGACCGGCGCCGGAATACGAATTGCCGCTGCTCGGCGCGGTGCGCCGCTCGCCGGAGGGCCGCCGCCAGTTCCTGCGCGGCCGCCTGGTGTGGAACGGCGCGCGCCCGCACGCGGTGGAGGTGGTGTCGGGACCCGGATCCCATCTCGTCGCGAGCATGGCGGCCGCCGATGTGCTGATCGATATCCCGGCCGCGGTGACCGAACTCCCGCCCGGAGCGTCTGTGCGAGTGTGGACATTATGA
- the moaCB gene encoding bifunctional molybdenum cofactor biosynthesis protein MoaC/MoaB, which produces MSELSHVDSAGRARMVDVSAKADTARTAVAAGELHTTAEVVALVRADDMPKADVLSTARLAGIAGAKKTSDLIPLCHQLALSSVKVEFGFTDSTIAIEATAKTTGPTGVEMEALTAVAVAGLTLHDMVKALDPAAVLNGVRLLDKTGGKRGHWTRTDEPARPSVRHTEPEAPALAPRSDASGTAVVLVASTGAAAGTRTDTTGPQLVSWLRDLGYTVRGPLVYPDAGIADGLADALRTTPDLVVTTGGTGASPTDRTPEATAAVLDRQLPGVAEAIRQRGTAKFPLAALSRGVAGLSGRSVVVNLPGSPGGVKDGIAVLEPLLTHLLAQVAGGGAHDSGRRDPGTNSGNESAHA; this is translated from the coding sequence ATGAGCGAGTTGTCGCATGTGGATTCCGCGGGCCGCGCCCGCATGGTGGACGTGAGCGCCAAAGCCGATACCGCCCGGACGGCCGTGGCCGCCGGTGAGCTGCACACCACCGCCGAGGTGGTCGCGCTGGTCCGCGCCGACGACATGCCGAAGGCCGATGTACTGTCCACCGCCCGGCTCGCCGGTATCGCGGGAGCCAAGAAGACCTCCGACCTCATTCCGCTGTGCCATCAGCTCGCGCTCTCCTCGGTGAAGGTCGAGTTCGGATTCACCGACTCCACCATCGCCATCGAGGCCACGGCCAAGACCACCGGCCCCACCGGAGTGGAGATGGAAGCGCTGACGGCCGTAGCCGTGGCCGGACTCACCCTGCACGACATGGTGAAAGCGCTCGACCCGGCCGCGGTGCTCAACGGCGTCCGGCTGCTCGACAAGACCGGCGGCAAACGGGGGCACTGGACCCGGACCGACGAACCCGCCCGACCTTCGGTGCGGCACACCGAACCCGAGGCACCCGCGCTCGCACCGCGCAGCGACGCGAGCGGTACCGCCGTGGTTCTCGTGGCGTCCACCGGGGCGGCGGCCGGAACCCGGACCGACACCACCGGCCCGCAGCTGGTGTCCTGGCTGCGTGACCTCGGGTACACCGTGCGCGGACCGCTCGTCTACCCCGACGCCGGGATCGCCGACGGTCTGGCCGACGCACTGCGGACCACCCCGGATCTGGTGGTCACCACCGGTGGCACCGGCGCCTCGCCGACCGACCGCACCCCGGAGGCGACCGCGGCGGTGCTGGACCGGCAACTGCCCGGGGTGGCCGAGGCCATCCGGCAGCGCGGTACCGCGAAATTCCCGCTCGCGGCACTCAGCCGCGGTGTCGCCGGCCTGTCCGGCCGGTCGGTGGTGGTGAATCTGCCCGGCTCCCCCGGCGGCGTGAAAGACGGTATCGCGGTACTGGAACCACTGCTCACGCATCTGCTCGCGCAGGTGGCGGGTGGCGGTGCGCACGACAGCGGGCGCCGCGATCCGGGTACGAATTCGGGAAACGAGAGCGCACATGCCTGA
- a CDS encoding molybdenum cofactor biosynthesis protein MoaE encodes MPELSAGVPETTGGVRLAEISDRPLDPAAVDAAVRGHRYGAVVVFSGVVRDHDSGQAVSALEYSAHPDAIRFLRECCASVAESTGLPVAAVHRIGELSVGDLAIVTAVAAPHRAEAFAACSTLVDRIKHEVPIWKRQLFADGLSEWVNACG; translated from the coding sequence ATGCCTGAACTATCGGCCGGAGTCCCCGAAACGACCGGCGGCGTCCGACTCGCCGAGATCAGCGATCGGCCACTGGATCCCGCAGCCGTCGACGCGGCGGTCCGCGGACACCGGTACGGGGCCGTGGTGGTGTTCAGCGGCGTGGTCCGCGACCACGACAGCGGGCAGGCCGTCTCGGCACTGGAGTACTCGGCGCATCCCGACGCGATCCGGTTCCTGCGCGAATGCTGCGCCTCGGTAGCCGAATCGACCGGTCTGCCGGTGGCGGCCGTGCACCGCATCGGTGAGCTGTCGGTGGGCGACCTGGCGATCGTCACGGCGGTGGCCGCGCCGCATCGGGCCGAGGCCTTCGCGGCGTGCTCGACACTGGTCGACCGGATCAAGCACGAAGTGCCGATCTGGAAGCGTCAACTGTTCGCCGACGGGCTGTCCGAATGGGTCAACGCCTGCGGGTGA
- a CDS encoding CobW family GTP-binding protein has protein sequence MAERIPVVIVAGFLGAGKTTLLNNLLRNNRGTRIGVVVNDFGAVNVDAMLVAGQVDAMVSVGSGCVCCAVDVTELDELFTRLTDPRAGIDVIVVEASGLAEPRNLVRMVVGSENPRIRYGGLLEVVDAGEFGASRARHPELASHLRLADLVVVNKADRVGADELALLRTEITELTGGAPVYVTSRGRIDPGLLFDPGRHRGPRIGDQLSFDELLLDHDQHEGEHRHLHDDYTSVVFTAAAALHPRRLIDFLENPPAGLFRAKGFVAFAVPGHGRFVLHLVGRAITLEPTNRARGEGTELVLIGAGLDTGAALDRLAGTAHTGPEPLDDNAMLGVWRYVPDSGRDEPAHIGVHPQALTHSDSPSANS, from the coding sequence GTGGCTGAGCGCATACCCGTGGTGATCGTGGCCGGTTTTCTGGGTGCTGGAAAGACCACGCTGCTCAACAACTTGTTGCGCAACAATCGGGGCACCCGGATCGGTGTGGTGGTCAATGATTTCGGCGCCGTGAACGTGGACGCGATGCTGGTGGCCGGACAGGTCGATGCGATGGTGTCGGTCGGTAGCGGTTGTGTGTGCTGCGCGGTGGATGTCACCGAACTGGACGAACTGTTCACCCGGTTGACCGACCCCCGGGCCGGGATCGACGTGATCGTGGTGGAGGCCAGCGGCCTGGCCGAGCCGCGCAACCTGGTGCGGATGGTGGTGGGCAGCGAGAACCCGCGCATCCGGTACGGCGGGCTGCTCGAAGTGGTCGACGCCGGGGAATTCGGCGCCAGCCGGGCCCGGCATCCGGAGTTGGCGAGCCATCTGCGCCTGGCCGACCTGGTGGTGGTGAACAAGGCCGACCGGGTCGGCGCCGACGAGCTGGCGTTGTTGCGCACCGAGATCACGGAGCTGACCGGTGGCGCGCCGGTCTATGTGACCTCGCGCGGCCGGATCGATCCCGGGCTGCTGTTCGATCCGGGGCGCCATCGCGGACCGCGGATCGGGGATCAGCTGAGTTTCGACGAGCTACTGCTCGACCACGACCAGCACGAGGGGGAGCACCGGCATCTGCACGACGACTACACCAGTGTGGTCTTCACCGCCGCGGCGGCGCTGCATCCGCGCCGCCTCATCGACTTCCTGGAGAACCCGCCCGCCGGGCTCTTCCGCGCGAAAGGGTTCGTCGCCTTCGCCGTGCCGGGTCACGGCCGGTTCGTGCTGCACCTGGTGGGGCGGGCGATCACCCTGGAGCCGACGAACCGGGCCCGGGGCGAGGGCACCGAGCTGGTGCTCATCGGCGCCGGTCTCGATACCGGGGCGGCGCTGGACCGGCTGGCCGGGACCGCGCACACCGGACCCGAACCTCTCGACGACAACGCGATGCTCGGCGTCTGGCGCTATGTTCCCGATTCCGGCCGGGATGAGCCCGCGCACATCGGTGTTCACCCGCAGGCGTTGACCCATTCGGACAGCCCGTCGGCGAACAGTTGA
- a CDS encoding PaaI family thioesterase yields the protein MSDVRNPPIAEIVNSALEHTIPVAHRMGVHAEEVRRGYAAATVPVEGNGNHFGVMYAGVLFTVGEILGGAIAVASFDSTAFYPLVKDLRIVFRKPATTAVRAQATLDEAEIERISTEAAANGKADFTLRAVITDAQGVVVAETEGLYQLRAHS from the coding sequence ATGAGTGATGTCCGCAATCCTCCCATCGCCGAGATCGTGAACTCGGCGCTGGAACACACCATTCCGGTCGCGCACCGGATGGGCGTGCACGCCGAGGAGGTGCGGCGCGGTTATGCCGCGGCCACTGTGCCCGTCGAAGGGAACGGCAATCATTTCGGCGTCATGTACGCCGGGGTGCTGTTCACCGTCGGGGAGATCCTCGGCGGCGCCATCGCGGTGGCGAGTTTCGACTCCACCGCGTTCTATCCACTGGTGAAGGATCTGCGGATCGTTTTCCGTAAACCGGCGACCACGGCGGTGCGCGCTCAGGCGACGCTGGACGAGGCGGAGATCGAGCGGATCTCCACGGAGGCCGCGGCGAACGGCAAGGCCGATTTCACCTTGCGGGCGGTGATCACCGACGCCCAGGGCGTGGTGGTCGCCGAGACCGAGGGGCTGTACCAGCTCCGCGCCCATTCGTGA
- a CDS encoding MFS transporter, translating to MCRRGRTVTDQQAPAPHLKKSVAASAMGNATEWFDYGVYAATATYLTDAFFPGELGTLGTMLGFAISFVLRPVGGMVWGPLGDRVGRKVVLATTILLMAAATGLIGVLPTHGQVGVLAPILLILLRVVQGFSTGGEYGGAATYLAECAGDKKRGFFGSFLEFGTLGGFVGGSAVVLLCQLILGSDAMHDWGWRIPFLIAVPLGGIGWYLRTKLNESPVFTEVNEHEHPEGGLRVLLSNYRRELLVLFGLVVALNVANYTLLTYQPTYLQKTIGLGESTTTAMMLIGQVAMMACVPFFGRLSDRVGRRPLWLFSLIGLAVLSVPMYALMGVGTGWAVLGFVVLGLLYVPQLSTISATFPAIFPTHVRYAGFALSYNLSTAAFGGTAPLVNEAVIEGTGWNLFPAIYMTGAALVGLVAWFFLRETAGTSLRGTEVPDAATDSEPPTTEKQSVA from the coding sequence ATGTGCCGGAGAGGACGGACCGTGACGGACCAGCAGGCCCCAGCGCCGCATCTCAAGAAGTCGGTGGCAGCCTCCGCAATGGGCAACGCCACCGAATGGTTCGACTACGGCGTCTACGCCGCAACCGCCACCTATCTCACCGACGCGTTCTTCCCCGGGGAGCTCGGCACCCTGGGCACCATGCTCGGGTTCGCCATCTCCTTCGTCCTGCGGCCGGTGGGCGGCATGGTCTGGGGACCGCTCGGCGACCGCGTCGGCCGCAAGGTGGTACTGGCCACCACCATCCTGCTCATGGCGGCGGCCACCGGTCTGATCGGTGTCCTGCCCACCCATGGCCAGGTCGGGGTGCTCGCGCCGATCCTGCTGATCCTGCTCCGGGTGGTGCAGGGCTTCTCGACCGGCGGCGAATACGGCGGCGCGGCGACCTACCTGGCCGAATGCGCCGGCGACAAGAAACGTGGATTCTTCGGGAGTTTCCTGGAGTTCGGCACTCTCGGCGGTTTCGTCGGCGGCTCCGCGGTGGTGCTGTTGTGCCAGCTGATCCTCGGGTCCGACGCCATGCACGACTGGGGCTGGCGGATCCCGTTCCTGATCGCGGTTCCGTTGGGCGGCATCGGCTGGTATCTGCGAACCAAGCTGAACGAGTCGCCGGTCTTCACCGAGGTGAACGAACACGAGCACCCCGAGGGCGGGCTTCGGGTTCTGCTCAGCAACTACCGGCGTGAGCTGCTGGTTCTCTTCGGCCTGGTGGTCGCGCTGAACGTCGCGAACTACACGCTGCTCACCTATCAGCCGACGTATCTGCAGAAGACCATCGGCCTCGGCGAATCGACCACCACCGCCATGATGCTCATCGGGCAGGTGGCCATGATGGCGTGCGTTCCCTTCTTCGGCCGTCTCTCCGACCGAGTGGGGCGGCGACCGCTGTGGCTGTTCTCGCTGATCGGTCTGGCCGTGCTGTCCGTGCCGATGTACGCGCTCATGGGCGTGGGCACCGGCTGGGCGGTGCTCGGTTTCGTGGTGCTGGGTCTGCTCTATGTGCCGCAGCTGTCCACCATCAGCGCGACCTTCCCCGCCATCTTCCCGACCCATGTCAGGTACGCGGGTTTCGCGCTGAGCTACAACCTGTCCACGGCCGCGTTCGGCGGCACCGCGCCGTTGGTGAACGAGGCGGTGATCGAGGGCACCGGCTGGAATCTCTTCCCCGCGATCTACATGACCGGCGCCGCGCTGGTCGGTCTGGTGGCATGGTTCTTCCTGCGGGAGACCGCGGGTACCTCGCTGCGCGGCACCGAGGTGCCCGACGCCGCAACCGATTCCGAGCCTCCGACCACGGAGAAACAATCCGTCGCGTGA
- a CDS encoding GMC family oxidoreductase, producing the protein MSSSATGAGTAAGPGQTFDYDVLVIGSGFGGSVSALRLTEKGYRVGVLEAGRRFADDEFAKTSWRARQYLWAPYLGCFGIQRLALLKDTLIMAGAGVGGGSLVYANTLYEPPDKFFRDGNWAHITDWKAELTPYYDQAKRMLGVTTNPATTPTDWVLLEVAAEMGVADSYQRTPVGVFFGGPGSRPGEDVPDPYFGGVGPARRTCTHCGECMTGCRHNAKNTLVKNYLFLAEQAGATVHALRTVTDVTPRPGGGYAVETVVTGRWLRKKRTVFTAEQVIFSAASLGTQRLLHKLRDSGSLPEISSRLGYLSRTNSEELLSIRSRDKTSDFTKGVAITSSIHPDHDTHIEPVRYGKGSNVISLMGTVMVDEEPGVSKRRLWLREMWRNRRDLRHLHNPRGWSEQMIGLLVMQSVDNSITTYTKRGLFGRKMTTRQGEGAPNPTWVPAGHEVGRRVADKIDGVAGGASSSIFNVPMTGHFIGGCVIGDSPETGVVDPYHRLYGHPGAHVIDGSTISANLGVNPSLTITAQSERAVAMWPNKGEADPRPPLGSAYQRIAPVAPVSPVVPAAAPAALRLPLVEVRHPARPQAPVADEVR; encoded by the coding sequence ATGTCCAGTTCCGCAACGGGCGCCGGCACCGCCGCCGGGCCCGGCCAGACCTTCGACTACGACGTCCTCGTCATCGGCTCCGGATTCGGGGGCAGCGTCAGTGCCCTGCGGTTGACCGAGAAGGGGTACCGGGTCGGGGTCCTCGAGGCCGGTCGCCGCTTCGCCGACGACGAATTCGCGAAAACGTCCTGGCGTGCCAGGCAGTATCTATGGGCGCCCTACCTCGGCTGCTTCGGCATCCAGCGGCTCGCGCTGCTGAAGGACACCCTCATCATGGCCGGCGCCGGGGTCGGCGGCGGCTCCCTCGTGTACGCGAACACCCTGTACGAACCGCCGGACAAGTTCTTCCGGGACGGCAACTGGGCGCATATCACCGACTGGAAAGCCGAGCTGACGCCCTACTACGACCAGGCCAAACGCATGCTGGGCGTGACCACCAATCCGGCGACCACGCCGACCGACTGGGTCCTGCTGGAGGTCGCCGCGGAAATGGGCGTCGCCGACTCCTATCAGCGCACCCCGGTCGGGGTCTTCTTCGGCGGGCCCGGGAGCCGGCCCGGCGAGGATGTGCCCGACCCGTACTTCGGCGGGGTCGGCCCCGCCCGCCGCACCTGCACCCACTGCGGCGAATGTATGACCGGATGTCGCCACAACGCCAAGAACACCCTGGTCAAGAATTATCTGTTCCTGGCCGAGCAGGCCGGTGCGACCGTCCATGCGCTGCGCACCGTCACCGATGTGACACCGCGACCCGGCGGCGGGTACGCCGTGGAAACGGTGGTGACCGGGCGGTGGCTGCGCAAGAAGCGCACCGTTTTCACCGCCGAACAGGTGATCTTCTCCGCGGCTTCCCTCGGCACCCAGCGCCTGCTGCACAAACTCCGGGATTCGGGCTCCTTGCCCGAGATCTCGAGCCGCCTCGGTTATCTGTCCCGGACCAACTCCGAGGAGCTGCTCTCGATCCGCAGCCGGGACAAGACCAGCGATTTCACCAAGGGGGTGGCCATCACCTCCTCGATCCACCCCGATCACGACACCCATATCGAGCCGGTGCGCTACGGCAAGGGCAGCAATGTCATCTCGCTGATGGGCACGGTCATGGTCGACGAGGAGCCCGGCGTCTCCAAGCGCCGGCTGTGGCTGCGCGAGATGTGGCGCAACCGCCGCGATCTGCGTCATCTGCACAACCCGCGGGGCTGGTCGGAGCAGATGATCGGCCTGCTGGTGATGCAGTCGGTGGACAACTCGATCACCACCTACACCAAACGCGGTCTGTTCGGTCGCAAGATGACGACCCGTCAAGGCGAGGGCGCCCCCAACCCGACCTGGGTTCCGGCCGGGCACGAGGTGGGCCGCCGGGTCGCCGACAAGATCGACGGGGTCGCGGGCGGAGCCAGCAGCAGTATCTTCAATGTCCCGATGACCGGCCATTTCATCGGCGGTTGCGTGATCGGCGACAGCCCCGAGACCGGTGTCGTGGACCCGTACCACCGGTTGTACGGCCACCCGGGTGCGCATGTGATCGACGGTTCGACAATTTCGGCCAACCTGGGTGTGAACCCGTCGCTCACCATCACCGCGCAGTCCGAGCGCGCCGTGGCGATGTGGCCGAACAAGGGCGAGGCCGATCCGCGGCCGCCGCTCGGATCGGCCTACCAGCGGATCGCCCCGGTCGCTCCGGTATCGCCGGTGGTGCCGGCCGCCGCGCCCGCCGCCCTGCGGCTGCCGCTGGTCGAGGTGCGGCACCCGGCGCGACCGCAGGCCCCGGTAGCCGACGAAGTGCGCTGA
- a CDS encoding alkaline phosphatase D family protein produces MALSRRRVLQAGAAGAAALLAGAGLASSAPYRAPRRLGDPFTLGVASGDPLPDGVVLWTRLAPDPFAPDSLGGTPRAPVTVEYEVAEDEYFRRIAVRGSALATRELAHSVHPEVRGLAPDRWYYYRFRAGSAISPVGRTRTAPVARVNRLRFAFASCQHWSSGYYTAYRHLCDEDLDFVVHLGDYIYEKEWASGRSGVAIPETLRAEATDLAGYRLRYAQYKAEPELRAAHAAFPWICTFDDHEIDNNWAGFEPGAGIDIHLLPALFRRRRAAAFQAMYEHLPLRIDQLPAGPYARMHRRYAFGDLVDLTMLDTRQYRTPLVCGDGANLVVDCPDRFAADRTILGSRQRDWLIDGLTRSPARWQVLGNQVAMAQSDYDPGPAVAVGTDSWDGYVADRDAVLAAAAARGRGNLVVLTGDRHENYVVDLRGDYRDPASPVVATEFTGTSITTGRDGADLTSRGETLLAANPDMKFFNGQRGYVRVEVDDQLWRGDYRVVPYVREPGAPVTTRAGFVVEHGVPGARAAWAPDPHAEPEAETPAREPVAGAGG; encoded by the coding sequence ATGGCTCTGTCCCGGCGCCGGGTACTGCAAGCGGGTGCGGCCGGCGCGGCCGCGCTGCTGGCCGGAGCCGGTCTGGCGAGTAGTGCGCCCTATCGGGCGCCCCGCCGGCTCGGCGACCCCTTCACGCTCGGCGTGGCCTCCGGTGATCCGCTGCCCGACGGCGTGGTGCTGTGGACCAGGCTGGCCCCGGATCCGTTCGCCCCGGACTCCCTGGGCGGTACGCCGCGTGCCCCGGTCACCGTCGAATACGAAGTCGCCGAGGACGAGTATTTCCGCCGTATCGCCGTGCGTGGGAGCGCATTGGCCACCCGCGAACTGGCGCACAGCGTGCATCCGGAGGTCCGGGGTCTGGCACCGGATCGCTGGTACTACTACCGATTCCGTGCGGGCTCGGCCATCTCGCCGGTAGGCCGCACCCGGACCGCGCCGGTCGCCCGGGTGAACCGGTTACGGTTCGCTTTCGCCTCCTGCCAGCACTGGAGCTCCGGCTATTACACCGCCTACCGGCACCTCTGCGACGAGGATCTCGATTTCGTCGTGCACCTGGGCGATTACATCTACGAAAAGGAATGGGCGTCCGGCCGTTCGGGGGTCGCCATCCCGGAGACGCTGCGCGCGGAGGCCACCGATCTGGCCGGATACCGGCTGCGCTACGCGCAGTACAAGGCCGAACCCGAGCTGCGGGCCGCGCATGCCGCGTTCCCCTGGATCTGCACCTTCGACGACCACGAGATCGACAACAACTGGGCGGGTTTCGAACCCGGCGCCGGTATCGATATCCATCTGCTGCCCGCCCTGTTCCGGCGGCGGCGCGCGGCCGCCTTCCAGGCGATGTACGAGCATCTGCCGCTGCGGATCGATCAGTTGCCCGCGGGACCGTACGCCCGGATGCACCGCCGCTACGCGTTCGGCGACCTCGTCGACCTGACCATGCTCGACACCCGCCAGTACCGAACGCCCCTGGTGTGCGGTGACGGCGCCAATCTGGTGGTGGACTGCCCGGACCGTTTCGCCGCCGACCGCACCATTCTGGGGTCGCGCCAGCGCGACTGGCTGATCGACGGTCTCACCCGGTCCCCGGCTCGCTGGCAGGTGCTCGGCAATCAGGTCGCGATGGCGCAGTCCGATTACGACCCCGGTCCGGCGGTCGCGGTGGGGACCGACTCCTGGGACGGCTATGTCGCCGATCGGGACGCGGTGCTCGCCGCCGCGGCCGCGCGCGGCCGCGGGAACCTGGTGGTGCTCACCGGTGATCGGCACGAGAACTATGTGGTGGATCTGCGCGGCGACTATCGGGATCCGGCGTCGCCGGTCGTGGCCACGGAGTTCACCGGCACCTCGATCACCACCGGACGCGACGGCGCCGATCTGACCTCGCGCGGCGAGACTCTGCTCGCCGCGAATCCCGATATGAAATTCTTCAACGGGCAGCGCGGCTATGTCCGGGTGGAGGTGGACGATCAGCTGTGGCGCGGCGACTACCGGGTGGTGCCCTATGTCCGGGAACCCGGGGCGCCCGTCACCACCCGGGCGGGTTTCGTGGTGGAGCACGGTGTGCCCGGGGCGCGGGCCGCGTGGGCTCCCGATCCGCACGCCGAGCCGGAGGCCGAAACGCCCGCGCGGGAACCGGTGGCGGGGGCCGGCGGATGA